A region from the Fusarium graminearum PH-1 chromosome 4, whole genome shotgun sequence genome encodes:
- a CDS encoding glucosamine-6-phosphate isomerase yields the protein MRLVIQEGPLEASNYIAEYIISRILAFNPSEEKPFVLGLPTGSSPIYIYKSLINAYKASRISFRHVVTFNMDEYVGLPRDHPESYCSFMHRNLFEHIDIQPQNIHLLNGNAPNLFVECQEYEEKIKSFGGIELFLGGVGTDGHIAFNEPGSSLSSRTRVKSLAYETRIANARFFDDDIDAVPDMALTVGVQTVMDAREVVIIATGASKALALQQAVEGGVSHLCTLSCLQLHSRSMVVVDEDATLEMKVKTVNYFKGVAKTIKQKEFSGQLPPSPTLTADGDDDGDLKPDNMASRISPVTRVRSVTFPTNM from the exons ATGCGTCTCGTTATCCAGGAAGGCCCCCTAGAGGCATCTAACTACATTGCAGAGTACATCATTA GTCGAATCCTTGCTTTCAACCCTTCAGAAGAGAAGCCCTTCGTCCTCGGACTTCCCACCGGAAGCAGTCCTATCTACATATACAAGAGTCTCATCAACGCATACAAAGCCTCAAGGATATCGTTCCGCCATGTTGTCACATTCAATATGGATGAATACGTCGGCTTGCCGCGTGATCACCCCGAATCCTACTGTTCCTTTATGCACCGAAATTTGTTTGAACATATCGACATCCAGCCTCAAAACATCCACCTGTTGAATGGAAACGCCCCCAATCTCTTCGTCGAGTGTCAAGAATAcgaggaaaagatcaagtcaTTTGGTGGCATCGAACTCTTCCTTGGTGGAGTAGGAACAGACGGACACATCGCCTTTAACGAACCAGGATCCAGTCTTTCCAGTCGCACGAGAGTCAAGTCGCTTGCATACGAGACAAGGATCGCAAACGCGCGGttttttgatgatgacatcgaTGCAGTACCAGACATGGCATTGACTGTTGGGGTGCAGACTGTCATGGATGCTCGAGAAGTAGTGATCATTGCTACCGGAGCGTCAaaagccttggccttgcagCAGGCCGTTGAGGGCGGAGTGAGTCATCTTTGTACACTATCGTGCCTTCAGCTTCACTCGAGGAGcatggttgttgttgatgaggatgcGACGCTTGAGATGAAGGTTAAGACTGTCAAC TACTTTAAAGGTGTTGCAAAGACCATTAAGCAAAAGGAATTCTCAGGCCAGTTGCCTCCCTCGCCTACCCTTACGGCCGATGGGGATGATGACGGGGATTTGAAGCCTGATAACATGGCTTCACGCATATCACCCGTCACAAGAGTCCGATCAGTCACATTTCCCACTAACATGTGA